gccttattcacgatagccgccatgttggttttcaaattgttatgcaaattagccaatggTTATGCTGGGgagcaaacattggaaaaaaggcaaattgcggaaaatcggatcgtcgaaatattgaaaataacatAGACTGGAATTAAGTTATtcttctattttactacttaggtgataaacattcaacgAACGTGAAACCAATTGTCTGTGTGGCTACAATGTTCGTTATAATCTCTCGAACTtctgttgtttgccccctcagatgTGAGTAGCTAAGTTGCATGATAATAGctaatccaacatggcggccatcgtgaataaggtctattgattGAGCCATTTTAGGACTGAACAAACAGAACTGCTAAGGTCAGAGAAAAGATCAGATTTATTGttgcataattaacaaaatttcaaTAAACTACATAGCTGGAGGAAGGGGGACATGACACAATTATCTGTGCCGGCCAACACTGAAGGTTGTATACTATTCACACTGTGACATTTCAGAACATCACACCTACAGCATTGTGCAAAAGTCATAACTTGGCTGCTTTTGTCCTTACAGCAACGTAAAGCCAAAGCTATCTGTCAGTGCAGATGTCATGAGCAATCCCATCTCTTCTTCTGTGTTGAGATGCACAGGTAGTGTAAACACTAAGTCACAAGTGGAGGTTGTTGGCCTGCATTTACAACTACCCGGGCATCCGTGAAGGAACTGGCACCTGATTTTTTTGGGAAACCCAAGGGGAGGATAGTTGCGAGAGCCAGTCAGCCATTTCAGGAAATCGGCCACACCAAGCTCTTCTATGGCTGCAAATAATAATTCCAACAATAGTGATTGTGGCATGAAactgacaacaaaaaaaaagatgtaTGCACTCTCTTCTTAATATTTTTCACAAATGGTCGGTAGACTGAGCATAGTTTTTCCAAGGAACTAAGTGGATAAAACGTTTCTGGAGAAATTATACGTTTTCCTTACTTTTAGCTTCATTAAGATTTTTGGTTTTAGATTTGCAGGCTTCAAGACCTTTGCATCTAGGTGTAGGCTACAGCAAAGTGCCACAATAGGTCTTCAAATTAAGAAAATCGATTACTGTTTATGTAATGTGTGAAATACATGCCATCATCTTTATGTTTCTATAGTAAGATTGGTGTCCGATTTTTAAAGTTTATTGAAGCCTTACTGGACAAGGTAACTAGCACGACCACATAACTTTATCTTTGATACTTACACTTTGCTTCAAGGCTGTGAATAAATTCACACAAATAGTGGTAACAGtctgcttctttttctttcttcatctgGCTAGCACTAAATTCAGGTTGTATTTCCTCTATCAAGTTGTTGGCTGTAACACTATAACCAGCACCAGAAACAAATGCTGATTCCCACAATTTAGGTGATTTTTGCACTTCACCAAGGACACCACATGTGGACAAACCTTCATGTAATTGCACCAACTGTGGGAGAACCTTGCCCACTTGCAAATTTATGCAGATTGATCTGAATCAGACAAGAGGATGAAGAGGCAtattaaaatggggttgacagacctgtcCGACTCCCGCTCTGTGctcattgtgttgataaaatcCTTTATAGTTTTCCtttaacaagcatgtctttaagcgatttcccttttctataagagatcacgggaggttccttgtatatctctccaAGGGGAAGTAGGCTCTGATGGCTGATTTAAAGCTCAGACAGATTTATTTCTGGCTTTCAATGTTGTCTCACTGACAGTTTGGATATGGCCACTGTTACTAAAAATTATTGCGTGACTAGTATTTGGATCATTCGCGAATATGCTAATTTCGTCTCGAATcttctagaatatttaattagtgTTGTATCATCGTGATTCAGTAATCCCATTTTAAGCCGTTTGCGTATGTTGCTGTAAATAGTttcttattgtaatattactttatttagTAAAGCCAGGAAGTTCTAGAATCTTTCGCTGTAAAGTATATAAGCGAATCGATGTAGTGTTTAGATGGTTTTTATCCCAGGAATGTTTGAGGAGTTTTACagtagtgtttactgaagtgtgaCGAACGTCTCGTGCAGACCTTGGATGCTTTGAAGAGTGACAGAGGTCGTGTTTGTTAAGTAGAACAGAGAGGTTACGTGGAGATCAAGGCAGAGGCCGTGTGTTTATACGAGAGCGACGGAGGTCGAAGCATTGTTAACAAGTTTAGCGTGTGCTTGTTGTGAAGTCCGGAGTGGAATTACTGCGTtcgtgtgaaataaacaacttccTTGTCTTGTCACACTGCGTTCTGATTAAACTGCAAACTATACCTACCACTTTAAAACATCGAACTCGCAAACAGCCACACAATGGGAAAAAAatagcacttttttttttctgtgaaaatGATCCTAATTTCTGAACATTTCATTTACGGGGGACTAACTGTGTTCAAGTTCCACATCATTGTAATTATACTTCATTTTGTTAACCTTCCATGTAAACTTAAAAGTATTGTGAGCCACACTTACTTAAATTTATTATTGCGTAAACCTACCTCACAACATTTTCAATTGATTCTTTAGTCTCCCTTGCCGGCACCCCATGATAACCGACCTCTTCAAGAAAAGGATAAGCATCTTCTGCTTGCAATATGTCTGGGAGCTCTTCATTTGTTGCTCTTTGAATCTAAAGTTGAATTGCAGATTTGAAAAGTTTATTTGTATCTTCCAATCCTTGAATACCGGGCCATATAGTTATGTCCAATTCTTTACTCTGTATATCTTTGCTTGCTGAGCAAAATGGTGGAAAAACGTTTGCACTTGAAAAGTTATGGACAGGCACTAAACAGAATCACAAGTTACAACAAATACAATTTTGCCACCAAATAGGACAATGACAATTATACTGTAGCAATTAAAAACGTTTAAATATAAAAGTGCAAGTTATAGAGCTTTGAAGTTGACAAACATTCCTACAACAATGCTTAAGAAGTTATATTTACAACCATCAAGGCACAATTAAAGTGAATCCTAAAAAATGTGTCTCAGCAAGATTAATGTTTTTCCTGATTAAATATCATAGAGGAAAAGACTGATTCCTACATCGTTGACCAAAGGGGATGGCCTCGATTGGCATGGATGGGCATTTTGATATTTAACAACCAAAATGCAAGATATACATATAGCTGCCAGGCCTGCTGTCACTGCTAATAGACAAGTTGTGCTTTGTACAAAGCAAATCAAATTCTGTTCCGCACATGAATACAAATTTAGCATATCACCTTTTCACAAAACTCCCTGTGGCTTGGAGATGTTATGTCTTGTATTTGAAGATTTCCACTGAAATATGCATAGATCTCAGGTGCCAAAAAGTTTGGTGCTTGTCCATGCTGCACAATGGACATTGCCATCACTTCCCCGGCCAGTTTAAAATCTCCACGGTTGAGAGaaatggttgattttgatgGAATCCCTTCCACAAACAGTCTTGTCTCAACATAGCTTAAAACTTCTAAAACATGACAATAAAACTCTGTCAACAAACGTttcccccaacccccccccccccccttcttgACAAATTTGTTGTTTGACCAAGAACAGCTATCCTTGTTCCAATCGAAACCAAATGTTTTTTTAATAAGTGAATGTTCATAGACATAACGAATTCCATACTTATTTGCACCTTTTTCACCATCAAAAATACTCACATCATTAATTTACTGCCTTATCATTATAAGGGTGATCATTTTatatcaaataaaatttaagtttAAGCCGTAATGTAGTAAATACAGTGTACTTACATTTTTGCCACTAACAAAAAGCTGATTACTGAATAATTACAAACCTACATGTAactgtaaaagaaaagaaaacaaattaaaacctGCAAAAAACTCCCGTTTTGGGCCACCACTGTCCACTGCTGGCTCCCCAGAGAACGTCACCTTCAGAATTCTGTCCGGGGTGTAATAGCGTTCACGTGAACGCTTGAAATCATCCCAAATGTTCTTTCTCCGGACAGTGACACGAACAGCCTCCTCTTTTTCCTTAAGATGCCTCAGTCTGAGCTGTAAAATTTCACTCTTCAGATCTTTCTGTGACAACCCATCTTCAACGTTATTTTGCAGGGTAATTTCCTTTTCATCACCAACTCTCTCCCAGAATGCATCAGCGCATTCATCAGCATGCAGGCTGACTTCGTCAATTGGGAACTGTTTGAAACAAGTCGGGCACTCTATTTTCCCTTCTGTCTCTCTGGACCAAGCATTAGCATCAGCGTTGTACGTGTGTCCAGAGGTACAACTCGGCTGCAGCCATTCCACTGGTTGTAGCAACTCTTGATGGTCTGCGTCGGGTTCTAACCCGTCTAGATCGTCACCTATATCAGAGTCGGTCTCTTGCAAAGATTCCTGCAACTCATCAAAAATGGTGCTGGCTGGCAGCAGAAATAAGTTGATACGTGCATATCCAAAGCCCGATTCTTCCTTGTAGCGCCGTAAACTGAATGGCTCGTCAGTTCCAGGAATGACATCAACATCAGAACCATCCTTGTAAACCAAACGGTATTCCCCTGCACGAAATCTCTTATTGTATGCTGCGTGTTTCTTCTTTGCAGCTTCTAGTATGTCTATCGCAGTTGCGGAGGTCGACAACTTTACGGGAAGTCGTTCCCCTCGCTTGACAGTTTTCCTGTTTTTCATTAGCCCCACGGTGATGCACACTTCTGAATCTTGAATTCTTTGCTTCTTGGAACAGGACTTCTTTCTGACACTGAACGAACGCCTCTCCGTTTCCTTTCGCTCTCTGAATGTTTCGAAATTGGAATTGGTCGCGGGAAAAGATGCAGAGCTTGTGCTAGTGCTTGTACTAGTCGCCGTTCTACTACTAACACTACTAGTAGTTCCAACTTGCGAGATTTTATCTCCACACTTTGGGCAAAAAAAATACGATTTTAGAAGCATACAGCCACACTTTCCACAGAAGGCCGCCATTATCAAACACGCGGGGACGACCGCAAAGAGGTCTGGGGAAATTATTTAGCCTCGACCTTGGGAGAGCTAGGAACGGAATATATTTCTGTACTGAAACACAGTTCTGTACTGGAACACACAAATTTCTGTCCTGGAATACACATCTTTGTACtgaaatacatatttttgtaCTAGAATATATATTTCTGTACTGGAACTTATAATTCTGTCACGGAATAAAAATGTATATCTGTACTTGAATATACATCATTCTGTACtgcaataaatattgttgtactgcaataaatattgttgtactgcaataaatattgttgtactgcaataagtattgttgtactggaataagtattgttgtactggaataagtattgttgtactggaatatatattgttgtactagaatatatattgttgtactagaatatatattgttgtactggaatatatattggtgtactggaatatatattggtgtactggaatatatattggtgtactggaatatatattggtgtactggaatatatattggtgtactggaatatatattggtgtactggaatatatattggtgtactggaatatatattggtgtactggaatatatattggtgtactggaatatatattgGTGTAttgcccttgtgggccaccgtaggaTAGAGAATAAAATACCTGTTTTAATTCCATTGTAAGACAGCTTGCTAGCAGGACAAACAAAATTCCCTGCTGCccctaaaacaaagaaaagtgatAATCTAAAATTACCACAGAATTTTATTCAGTACTGAAGCAAATGACTGGGGTActgtaaaatacatgtaataatttaaTGTAAAGGACGCTCAATTTGAGATTGTAAATCAAAGTCATGCTTTTGAGCATTTTTTCGTGTTTGCCGAAGGAAAAATAGTGTTTGGTATGCAATAGTGTATTACTTAAAATCATCCaccattttattattgttttgctttgaaCATACTTCAAAGTTATTGTCAAATTGCAGTGTGTGGTTTCAAAAAATATGAAGAACCCAGTATGGATAGAATTAGAAATGCCAAAAAGGGGGAAGGGAGTTTTAATAAAGACCCTGTGACTGGTTGTTGGAAAGCCAATTGACGTAATCCAGATTTGTTTCACTTTATGGTAAATGtttcttttacttatttttgtttttcaagaatgacttcttctaatggagtatcaagtatttatgagtcaatgaatcaatgagtcaatgagtcatgagtcaatgagtcatgagtcaatgggttagggGGAAGACCTAACCTGAATAATTCAAGGTGTGGTGGGTTCCTACTTGAAATTCTCTCAACAAGCAAACATCATAGGTTGTtgatttttcaaatttgggggcaAGTCACCAAGTTACAAGTAAAATTGAAGTTTACTGTTCATCAGATAGCAAAATCCTTTATACCTTTATAGTAAAACTTGTtgaaaattacaacaaaaatgGAACTTTGGAATAGTTAATACTGACATATCAAGGGAAATACAAGACAACATGAAACCGCAAAATAGACTTAAAATACCATTAACCAAGACATCAATCCGTGAGAAATGTTCTATTGCCTTATCCACTGCAGCCTCCACTTCGTCCACCTAAGAATTAACAGACTAcaacaaataaaatcaatagaAACTTAAGACTTGGGTTGTTCACAACAATGAGCAAATAACAACTTATAGAAGCAGCAAGGCTGAGTGGTCTGGGTCCCATTCTGACCACAAGCTGAAGTTGTTCGATCCTGGTTAAGCACCTGCTCCAGTTTCTCAGATGTGCTTGTAAATAGCCCATTGGTTTGCAATGTTGTAtcactgatttttattttaagtgAAACTAAGCGAGATTACACATATGCTACAAGTAGTGCCAGTTGGcattttacaagtgcagccatgAAGGGACCACAAGTATCAAGAAGGCAGTGTGGCCAAGTGGTTAGGGCGCGCTTGcgttgagatccggagatcctgggttcaagacctgctctggccactcgttgaatttgatcctggtagtccctggtttgccaactggtttgcctctggccagttgggattcttgccagttgttgttgttgttgttattctgttccgtcatttcattgtgtttcattggccctgaaaagcccctataggGGGCGGTCAATTGGGTATGCATTAGCATTGGTTTGAACTGTATTGAACCCCAGATCTCAGGATATCAAGGCAAGCTCCCAAACCACTAGGCCACACTGTCTTGTTAAAATGATCTTTTGGTTCTGAATTAAAACATTTTGGATACTAAGTTTGTGGTGGTTACAAAGGCTGTCAGAATTAAGTTACAAAGGATATGATGTCCAAAATATTATCTGCACACAGGTGTGCATATTTCCTCAATGAACAGCATACCGAAATATCCAAAACCATCCAAACATTGctttttgacaaaaatgaattttttttaacccacCTTTCGAACATCCCCTTTCAGAGGAAGACACTTCTGTCCTGtcaaattttcaagtttccttgcagccttttaaaaatggaaaatgtatcaaaataaagataaactgaaaatgaagtgataaaatagtACCTCTCTGTGATAAAATATTACTGCTATTGGGCCAAaacatttttaataatttttttttgcaattcacGATTTTCatattccccataatacacttgtTTGCCCACCCAAATTTTACatcaaccattgttttcaaaagctcttgggacactgcatattctaaagagcatttgaaaacaatggtttatgcaaaatttgaggggcAAACTAAGTGTGCATTGTAAAAATagcaaattgcaaaaaaaattatcaacaaTGTTTGAGCCCAATAATCCTCTATCAAACCTTTTTTCCAATTTCTACCATGAAGGGTGTGTTCAAATATATACACTTGAAACTGTATATACATTTATGTCATTCAAGGAAGTCCTTCACAGGAACACATGaggagcccaacaaattgacaaacaccaactgagtggcttcacagatcagttggttgagcatagCACCTGAGCATCGCAGAGATCACTGGTttaaatcccgttgaagctgaatgaaattttcaggtgtctacaagAGACAAACGCTTAAATTATCCAGAGAAATGCAAGGATAACCTCTCTCCTTTGTTAGTACTTAAGCAATGAGCAGTCGTGCCTCAGTTGCGTGGCTTTCGGAgagagaggtccccggttcgatcctcggtgacttcaacgtctgtttcgactttcctctgattcgtgtagctatagctttaaatccccttaaaacggagcactgacagagggaggggggtaaaaggcgcaccgtcggcttccattgataccagcctcgtagctgaaggaactaccgacgttaaataaagttactttgcCCTTTTGCCAATGTTCATAACTCTACGTATAAATTTAGACAGTAACTGCAACAGCTGCTAAAAGGAATGGAAAATCCTCAGACTTTTAATGGGACTTGATCCCATAGTAAActgcaatgctctaccactgatCATGAGCTTTGAAACTCTTTCAAGACAAAACACAAACTCACAACATTACCACTCGCTCCCCCAGTTGGCCTGATGGCAGATCAACCTCTCTACAAAAGTCACGTACCCATGAATGTTGCAACTCACCGTTGAAAGCCTCTCAAACTTTCTCCCAAATATCACTGTGGAACACTTGTGTCTGATAAGAAAATATGTTTTACTGTATGAAGCTTATTTTTATATTCAAATCAAAGCTTCAACATATCCCCTGCCCATACAGTGGGCCACAGGTTGTTGATTTCTTATCCTCAAGGAATTAAATCATTTCAAAGAAGGGGGCCATGCAATTCAAACTGTGTCTATCAGAGctacaacaggttgcaaaattggtGAGACAGCTACCGTAAAAAAACAGCTTTTCTAGCTACCAATACCCGCTGTATCTACAAGGTTGGAATTAttccaacctttcccacttcccccctccttctttcaatgttgactgtttaagttttcagCAACATTGGTAAGGAGGCGAGGGGAGCTGCAGTGTGGGAGATTATAGGAAAATTAATAACGCCTCAAGAAGGTGAATTGTAACaactaattttgcaacttgctGAAGCACACTGTGGTCAAATAAACACTTAACGGAAGGTCTACTAACCCTCATTTAGGCCAAGCTGGctgaaaaagaagaaacttacaaaagcTATGCCATGCATTTTAGGATAAGCTTATTTGAAAATGATTCAAAATAAATGCTTTGAATTTACGAATAAATGAAGTTGGGTAGAAAGTAAGTTTACTACCTATGTAATATAAGTGGAACTGAGgacattaattttgaaatgcACCTATGGGCATGATCATTGGAAGGGCCAATTGGTTCTAGCGAAAGAAAATGCAACTATTCAAATGAACAAGGGTTGACAGGGAAAAATGTCGAAGAGTTTACATTGACCCGTAATAAACAGACCGTGTTATGGGCGTTACTAAACAGAGGAACGAAACAGAACGGAatggaatataccggaataaaccacaatatgccggaatgaggcaGAATAACACaggaatgaaacgaaatgaacaagatTGGTACTGGAATATACCTGAACAGGGCATAATGACACCAGAATAAGGCAAAATAAACCAGAAGAACACCAGAATCAAGCTGATTAGCATGGACCGGAATGACAAGGGAACAAAACGTAATTTTTTATCATTCTAGACTATGAATGAATGAGTATGCAGAATAGAGAgactgacagaaaaaaaacagtttacattAAAAGGGAAGTAATACGGCTTGGAATGAGTCACGACATGTTCTCACAATTCTTCatgtaaatatattatcaacgatcaatcttttttctgtgcttctgacttctttcttcaaaaaaggaaacactgCGTTCAGGTTCGATGGTattattgccaacaatcgggaagagaaaaagattTGTCCGGCCATTTATGCGAATCTATTTCCGTATATCTCCATCATGTGTGGGTCGTGGGAAGCAGGCAACCAGCAattgtaattagtttgtggttcgctGAACTTGATGGTGATTGGTCAATACACAATATTGACCTgtgagaatgaaataaaaatgttcacagGTTTTCTGGGTgtttaccatttagccaaataatccgaaAATTTCAGTTTGAGTTCAAATGGAAGAGCAATTTTCTGGAAAATCTTGTTGGAAATTGTGGATAACGTCTAGAGGTAACTACTTCGTCTTTTTCTGTTTGGAATGGACTTTTCGAAATGCCCTTATCATTTGCGAGATTGTTctgtttccaggccctttctcacaagattgAGTAAATGTGcaggatggaatgctgtgtagtaaatggtaagcgcccttCTCATCTGGTTGGTTATTAAATTCAGAAAAttgcttacctttatgcaacgatcattccatccggattatttggctaaatggtaagcaccctctGACTCGCACAGTGAAAGCCGCCTCCGAAATccatagacaaaaacaattagaataacattctgtttctcttgcAACTGTATTTgttcgtgaaaaaaaaaaacttccacaacaaataattattcactTAGCAACGGatatacctgtcaaatttttcttgtAATAGAAGTgctccaaatgttacaaaaggcaaaacacATGGAATTCCCTTAGGGAATCAtgtgacacaacaaaagctgacagAAACAACCGGCGCTAACTAATACACCAATTTTTcgcattttcaggttcattctgctaaattctgctttatttgggtgtcattccAGCTCGTTctggtatattccggtaccactcttgttcattttgtttcatgccggtgtcattccgcctcattccagCTTATTCTGGTacattccgttccgttccgttccgttccgttccattccgttccgttccgttcctgtgcTTAAATGTGGTAACGCCCCCATGTTATAAGGGATTCTAAGCAAACGACAGGCCTAGCGAGTTTGCTTTGCACTGTGCAGTGACAATGTTGATGTATTACAGCTGTAACAAAACTCTGGAATACCTGTCCACTAATTTGCATAGGAATAGATATGCCTCAATCTCctggggaagggggggaggggtggggtacacccatatatgggctatataggtatgtgccatGGGATACGGTATGGTTTTTGAGGTTCTCGATCCTTAAACTTGGTATCTTTTTTGCCCATCTTGGCATAGTGTTCCCAGTGTGATCCTTACATAGGGTCCCTAAATTGTATCAGCTAAAATAGCAGTGTGTAAATATACAGTTTAGCGGAAAACAAATGATCTGTTTAAGTTAAAGTATTAGCAAAGCGGTTTTATAAAGATTGTGTTTTTCCGTTTTCCCGTTCAAgcaatttttagtttttgtttttcccttGAATAGGGTGTCATTTTTCGCGTTTGGGCCTAAAATAGCGTATCAATTTTCGTTTGCTTCATCCTTAAATAGTGTTTAAGACTCTTCGCGGCACACGCACACACCTATCCGAAATGTATGGGAGTAGCCCCCCTACCAACCCCCGGGCTCGTTCTTCATAAGATGCCGCTTAGAGAAAACAATATTGGGGGTATTCAGTAGCCTGCGCTCGCAgacaaccggaaatacgtctgcgagcgCAGGCTAGGTATTCAGCTGAAGTCGCTCATTACAGTAACATGAACGTAAATAAGGCGGTTTTGAGGCAGTACCTCATCAAAACTTCAGCAATAGTAAAACCAATACCCGAGCCACCTCCAGTGATGAATGCCACCTTTCCAGAGAGGAGATCGGGACGGAAAAAATAATCATACTCCTCCAAACATGCGATGTCTTTTTCAAGCTCTGCGTCCTCCATATTAGGGCACGTGATTCACGTTGGTACATAACTCGTGCCAGTATGCCATATAGTAACCCAACATAACGTACCTACAAtagcactgatcaactgtcccaaCCCCTTATCACCTGTCCCTAGCactaatcaggggcacccaacgagaatatagttcaaaaccacttagacatagcatagttaaacgtattttagtatttagacggtagatataggcatatttttatcccctaaaattttttcatctgtttggatttcctagctgaaagtctagtgatccgaaaattatagggatcaaaacttaccttttcgaaaatttcagcaggaaaaaaaggctcccgaaaattctaggtgacccttttagggtaaaaaattcgttaaaaatggcaattataacattttttagaagtttgcaaatcctaggacaggcaggcaagcaagaaattttacaacaaatgttccgaaaattctagatctcaaatcttcttccgaacagatattttccgaaaattgacgttgggtgcccctgactaaTCACCTGTCCTAAGCACTGATCATCTGTCGCTAGCACCGATCAACTATCCCTAGCACGGATCAgctgtccctagcactgatcaccTGTCCCAAGCATTGATCAACTCTCCATAGCAcagatcaactgtccctagcaaagATCAGCACTCAGATCAATCGTCCCTAGCACACATCCTCTGTCCCTAGCACAGATCAACTGTCTCCAgtactgatcaactgtccctaacACCGATCAACCGTCCCTACCattgatcaactgtccctagcactgatcaactgtcccaaCCACAGATCAATTGTCCCTAGCACTGAATAACAGTCCCTTGAACTAATCAATTGTCCCTTGCACTGATCAAATGTCCTTAGAACACATCAACTGTCTCTAGCTATGATTAAATGTCCCTAGCATTGATCAACTGTCACTAGGTAAGATCAACTATCCCTAGCACGCATCAACTGTCCCTtccactgatcaactgtccttGGCTATGATAAACTGGCCCTAGCACTCAacaactgtccctagcactgatcaattGTCCATAGCAgagatcaactgtccctagcaaacATCAAGTGTCCCATGTTATGATCAACTGTCCTTAGCTGTGATGAATTGTCCCTACCACTAATTATCTGTCTCTAGCTATGATCAAATGTCCCTACCATTGAGCACCTTTCCCTTGCATTGATCAACTGTTCCTAGCACTGATCAATTGTCCCTAGCATTGGTCAACCTTTCCATCCTTTGATCAACTGTccgagaacgcatgttttataagtcaaat
The genomic region above belongs to Montipora capricornis isolate CH-2021 chromosome 8, ASM3666992v2, whole genome shotgun sequence and contains:
- the LOC138059467 gene encoding uncharacterized protein, producing MAAFCGKCGCMLLKSYFFCPKCGDKISQVGTTSSVSSRTATSTSTSTSSASFPATNSNFETFRERKETERRSFSVRKKSCSKKQRIQDSEVCITVGLMKNRKTVKRGERLPVKLSTSATAIDILEAAKKKHAAYNKRFRAGEYRLVYKDGSDVDVIPGTDEPFSLRRYKEESGFGYARINLFLLPASTIFDELQESLQETDSDIGDDLDGLEPDADHQELLQPVEWLQPSCTSGHTYNADANAWSRETEGKIECPTCFKQFPIDEVSLHADECADAFWERVGDEKEITLQNNVEDGLSQKDLKSEILQLRLRHLKEKEEAVRVTVRRKNIWDDFKRSRERYYTPDRILKVTFSGEPAVDSGGPKREFFAEVLSYVETRLFVEGIPSKSTISLNRGDFKLAGEVMAMSIVQHGQAPNFLAPEIYAYFSGNLQIQDITSPSHREFCEKIQRATNEELPDILQAEDAYPFLEEVGYHGVPARETKESIENVVRSICINLQVGKVLPQLVQLHEGLSTCGVLGEVQKSPKLWESAFVSGAGYSVTANNLIEEIQPEFSASQMKKEKEADCYHYLCEFIHSLEAKSIEELGVADFLKWLTGSRNYPPLGFPKKIRCQFLHGCPGSCKCRPTTSTCDLVFTLPVHLNTEEEMGLLMTSALTDSFGFTLL